The following proteins are co-located in the Calliphora vicina chromosome 2, idCalVici1.1, whole genome shotgun sequence genome:
- the LOC135952678 gene encoding ABC transporter F family member 4, translating into MVHLALMWSCILIIFLIWNPVQSTATALSIQPKITQHNIEDLIAQPSYALQSYGEEDLIVAESKKHEKSEKEESYESESSEEKESEHKAEKGEKSKKHQKKEEEHAKGEKGHHEKEGKKGEEEEEHGHEEKHKKGSEHHKKHKKGEKGEKGHEFQDQGSYKKGHSIKGKHNVHKLDEDKKEKKYYDEKHAEGEEEKGGKYEEGKQHKKGDKYKKAGKKKSEHEEKYGKKDHGHKGHKKKGHKGHKNKHEENKKWGSEDDSGHKKGEGEKKKWKKSEKKSSGGGGGGGGHEHGHDW; encoded by the coding sequence ATGGTGCATTTAGCACTGATGTGGAGCTGTATTTTGATAATATTTCTAATATGGAATCCTGTGCAATCTACGGCCACAGCACTCTCAATACAACCGAAAATAACTCAACACAATATTGAAGATTTAATAGCCCAACCCTCCTATGCATTGCAATCCTATGGAGAAGAGGATCTTATTGTAGCAGAATCTAAGAAACACGAAAAATCAGAAAAGGAAGAAAGTTACGAGTCCGAGTCTAGTGAGGAAAAAGAAAGTGAGCACAAAGCTGAAAAGGGAGAAAAGAGCAAGAAACATCAAAAAAAAGAAGAGGAACATGCCAAAGGTGAAAAAGGACATCATGAAAAAGAAGGCAAAAAGGGCGAAGAGGAAGAGGAGCATGGTCATGAAGAGAAACATAAAAAAGGCTCTGAACATCACAAAAAACACAAGAAAGGAGAAAAAGGCGAGAAGGGCCATGAGTTCCAAGATCAGGGTTCCTATAAAAAGGGTCATTCCATCAAAGGTAAACataatgttcacaaattagACGAAGACAAAAAGGAAAAGAAATACTATGATGAAAAGCATGCTGAGGGCGAGGAAGAGAAAGGTGGTAAATATGAAGAAGgcaaacaacacaaaaaagGCGACAAGTATAAAAAAGCGGGGAAAAAGAAATCCGAACATGAAGAAAAATACGGCAAAAAAGATCATGGTCATAAGGGACACAAGAAGAAGGGTCACAAAGGACATAAAAACAAACAcgaggaaaataaaaaatggggcAGCGAAGATGATAGTGGTCATAAGAAGGGCGAGGGTGAGAAGAAGAAATGGAAAAAATCCGAAAAGAAAAGTAGTGGTGGAGGAGGAGGAGGTGGAGGCCATGAACATGGACATGATTGGTAA